The Oncorhynchus tshawytscha isolate Ot180627B linkage group LG05, Otsh_v2.0, whole genome shotgun sequence genome includes a window with the following:
- the LOC112251170 gene encoding volume-regulated anion channel subunit LRRC8C-like isoform X2: MIPVTEFRQFSEQEPAFRVLKPWWDVFTDYLSVVMLMIGVFGCTLQVVQDKIICLPQRISMANQTIPNKTELVSPVVSQDVHEMMGLKTNLDLQQYSFINQMCYEKALHWYAKYFPYLVLIHTLIFMVCSNFWFKFPGSSSKIEHFISILGKCFDSPWTTRALSEVSGENPEEKDNKNNSASKAILNVSVEGNLDSLEKTQSLKSIPEKIVVDKPTASALDKKEGEQAKALFEKVKKFRLHVEEGDILYVMYVRQTVLKVFKFLLIIAYNSALVSEVQITVKCSVDIQDMTGYKHFSCNHTMAHLFSKLSYCYLCFVAVYGFTCLYTSYWLFYRSLKEYSFEYVRQETGIDDIPDVKNDFAFMLHMIDQYDPLYSKRFAVFLSEVSENKLKQLNLNHEWTPEKLRQRLLTNHNNRLELQLFMLSGLPDTIFEVTELQSLKLEIINNVTIPASIAQLENLQELSLYQCCLKSHTTATSFLKDNLKVLRVKFDDSRELPHWLYHLRNLEELYLIGSLSPDASKNVVLESLRELKNLKTLSLKSNFTKIPQSIVDVSSHLQRLYVYNDGTKLVMLNNLKKMVNLTELELVHCDLERIPHAVFSLTNLQELDLKENNLRSIEEIVSCQHLHKLTCLKLWHNSICYIPEHIKKLGSLERLYFSHNKIEILPSHLFLCNKLRYLDLSNNDIRFIPPEIGVLQSLQYFSVTCNKIENLPDELFFCKKLKTLKLGKNTLSLLSPKISYLVLLTHLELKGNHFELLPPELRFCRALKRGGLVVEDVLFETLPSDIRDKMKAE, translated from the exons ATGATTCCTGTGACGGAGTTCCGGCAGTTCTCAGAGCAGGAGCCAGCATTCCGGGTTCTGAAGCCCTGGTGGGATGTGTTCACAGACTACCTCTCTGTGGTCATGTTAATGATCGGAGTGTTCGGATGCACCCTACAG GTGGTGCAGGACAAAATCATCTGCCTTCCACAGAGAATATCAATGGCGAACCAAACAATACCAAATAAAACCGAGCTGGTCTCACCTGTAGTGTCGCAGGATGTGCATGAGATGATGGGCCTGAAAACCAACCTGGACCTTCAACAGTACAGCTTCATAAACCAGATGTGCTACGAGAAAGCCCTGCACTGGTATGCCAAGTACTTCCCTTACCTAGTCCTCATACACACCCTCATCTTCATGGTGTGTAGCAATTTCTGGTTCAAGTTCCCCGGCTCCAGCTCTAAGATAGAGCATTTCATCTCCATCTTGGGAAAGTGCTTTGACTCCCCCTGGACTACTAGAGCTCTGTCTGAGGTGTCTGGAGAGAACCCAGAGGAGAAG GACAACAAGAACAACAGTGCCAGCAAAGCGATCCTCAACGTGTCTGTAGAGGGGAACCTGGACAGCCTGGAGAAGACCCAGTCCCTCAAATCCATCCCAGAGAAGATCGTAGTGGACAAGCCCACAGCCAGCGCTCTGGATAAGAAGGAAGGAGAACAGGCCAAAGCTCTATTTGAGAAGGTGAAGAAGTTCCGCCTGCATGTCGAAGAGGGGGACATCCTCTATGTTATGTATGTTCGCCAGACTGTTCTCAAAGTGTTCAAGTTCCTCCTCATCATCGCGTATAACAGTGCTTTAGTCTCTGAGGTGCAGATCACAGTGAAGTGCAGTGTGGACATACAGGACATGACGGGATATAAGCATTTCTCCTGTAATCACACCATGGCCCACCTGTTCTCTAAGTTGTCGTACTGTTACCTGTGCTTCGTGGCTGTGTACGGATTCACCTGCCTCTACACTTCCTATTGGCTCTTCTACCGCTCACTGAAGGAGTACTCCTTTGAATATGTGCGGCAAGAAACGGGAATCGATGACATCCCAGATGTGAAGAATGACTTTGCCTTCATGCTGCACATGATCGACCAGTACGACCCACTGTACTCCAAaag gtTCGCAGTGTTCCTGTCTGAGGTCAGTGAGAACAAACTGAAACAGCTGAATCTGAACCATGAGTGGACACCAGAGAAGCTGCGTCAGAGACTGCTGACCAACCATAACAACAGACTGGAGCTGCAGCTCTTCATGCTGTCTGGGCTCCCAGACACCATCTTCGAGGTGACAGAGCTCCAATCCCTGAAGCTAGAGATCATCAACAATGTAACCATCCCAGCCTCCATCGCCCAGCTGGAAAACCTCCAGGAGCTATCTCTGTATCAGTGTTGCTTAAAGAGCCACACCACAGCCACTTCCTTCCTCAAGGATAACCTTAAG GTGCTCAGAGTAAAGTTTGATGACAGCAGGGAACTGCCTCATTGGCTGTACCATCTGCGGAATCTAGAGGAGCTCTATCTCATTGGCTCACTGAGTCCTGACGCTTCTAAGAATGTGGTTCTGGAGTCTCTAAGGGAGCTGAAGAATCTGAAGACCCTCTCGCTCAAAAGTAACTTTACAAAGATTCCCCAGTCCATCGTAGATGTGTCCAGCCACCTGCAGAGGCTGTACGTTTACAACGATGGCACCAAGCTGGTGATGCTCAACAACCTGAAGAAGATGGTGAACCTGACTGAACTGGAGCTGGTGCACTGTGACCTGGAACGCATCCCACATGCTGTCTTTAGCCTCACAAACCTACAG GAGTTGGACTTGAAGGAAAACAACCTGCGCTCCATTGAGGAGATAGTCAGCTGCCAGCACCTCCACAAGCTGACGTGCCTGAAACTCTGGCACAACAGTATCTGCTACATCCCTGAGCACATCAAGAAGCTTGGCAGCCTGGAGCGCCTCTACTTCAGTCACAACAAGATAGAGATCTTGCCCTCGCACCTGTTCTTATGCAACAAGCTTCGTTACCTGGACCTGTCCAACAACGACATCCGGTTCATTCCGCCGGAGATCGGCGTCCTACAGAGTCTTCAGTATTTCTCTGTCACGTGCAACAAGATCGAGAACCTCCCAGACGAGCTCTTCTTTTGCAAGAAGCTCAAAACCCTTAAGCTGGGCAAGAATACGCTGTCTTTGCTCTCACCAAAGATCTCATACCTGGTTCTATTGACACACCTGGAACTGAAGGGCAACCATTTTGAGCTCCTGCCTCCAGAGCTGCGGTTCTGCCGGGCGTTGAAGCGGGGCGGCCTAGTGGTGGAGGACGTCCTGTTTGAAACCTTGCCTTCGGATATCAGAGACAAAATGAAGGCTGAGTGA
- the LOC112251170 gene encoding volume-regulated anion channel subunit LRRC8C-like isoform X1, with the protein MIPVTEFRQFSEQEPAFRVLKPWWDVFTDYLSVVMLMIGVFGCTLQVVQDKIICLPQRISMANQTIPNKTELVSPVVSQDVHEMMGLKTNLDLQQYSFINQMCYEKALHWYAKYFPYLVLIHTLIFMVCSNFWFKFPGSSSKIEHFISILGKCFDSPWTTRALSEVSGENPEEKVLLDNKNNSASKAILNVSVEGNLDSLEKTQSLKSIPEKIVVDKPTASALDKKEGEQAKALFEKVKKFRLHVEEGDILYVMYVRQTVLKVFKFLLIIAYNSALVSEVQITVKCSVDIQDMTGYKHFSCNHTMAHLFSKLSYCYLCFVAVYGFTCLYTSYWLFYRSLKEYSFEYVRQETGIDDIPDVKNDFAFMLHMIDQYDPLYSKRFAVFLSEVSENKLKQLNLNHEWTPEKLRQRLLTNHNNRLELQLFMLSGLPDTIFEVTELQSLKLEIINNVTIPASIAQLENLQELSLYQCCLKSHTTATSFLKDNLKVLRVKFDDSRELPHWLYHLRNLEELYLIGSLSPDASKNVVLESLRELKNLKTLSLKSNFTKIPQSIVDVSSHLQRLYVYNDGTKLVMLNNLKKMVNLTELELVHCDLERIPHAVFSLTNLQELDLKENNLRSIEEIVSCQHLHKLTCLKLWHNSICYIPEHIKKLGSLERLYFSHNKIEILPSHLFLCNKLRYLDLSNNDIRFIPPEIGVLQSLQYFSVTCNKIENLPDELFFCKKLKTLKLGKNTLSLLSPKISYLVLLTHLELKGNHFELLPPELRFCRALKRGGLVVEDVLFETLPSDIRDKMKAE; encoded by the exons ATGATTCCTGTGACGGAGTTCCGGCAGTTCTCAGAGCAGGAGCCAGCATTCCGGGTTCTGAAGCCCTGGTGGGATGTGTTCACAGACTACCTCTCTGTGGTCATGTTAATGATCGGAGTGTTCGGATGCACCCTACAG GTGGTGCAGGACAAAATCATCTGCCTTCCACAGAGAATATCAATGGCGAACCAAACAATACCAAATAAAACCGAGCTGGTCTCACCTGTAGTGTCGCAGGATGTGCATGAGATGATGGGCCTGAAAACCAACCTGGACCTTCAACAGTACAGCTTCATAAACCAGATGTGCTACGAGAAAGCCCTGCACTGGTATGCCAAGTACTTCCCTTACCTAGTCCTCATACACACCCTCATCTTCATGGTGTGTAGCAATTTCTGGTTCAAGTTCCCCGGCTCCAGCTCTAAGATAGAGCATTTCATCTCCATCTTGGGAAAGTGCTTTGACTCCCCCTGGACTACTAGAGCTCTGTCTGAGGTGTCTGGAGAGAACCCAGAGGAGAAGGTATTGTTG GACAACAAGAACAACAGTGCCAGCAAAGCGATCCTCAACGTGTCTGTAGAGGGGAACCTGGACAGCCTGGAGAAGACCCAGTCCCTCAAATCCATCCCAGAGAAGATCGTAGTGGACAAGCCCACAGCCAGCGCTCTGGATAAGAAGGAAGGAGAACAGGCCAAAGCTCTATTTGAGAAGGTGAAGAAGTTCCGCCTGCATGTCGAAGAGGGGGACATCCTCTATGTTATGTATGTTCGCCAGACTGTTCTCAAAGTGTTCAAGTTCCTCCTCATCATCGCGTATAACAGTGCTTTAGTCTCTGAGGTGCAGATCACAGTGAAGTGCAGTGTGGACATACAGGACATGACGGGATATAAGCATTTCTCCTGTAATCACACCATGGCCCACCTGTTCTCTAAGTTGTCGTACTGTTACCTGTGCTTCGTGGCTGTGTACGGATTCACCTGCCTCTACACTTCCTATTGGCTCTTCTACCGCTCACTGAAGGAGTACTCCTTTGAATATGTGCGGCAAGAAACGGGAATCGATGACATCCCAGATGTGAAGAATGACTTTGCCTTCATGCTGCACATGATCGACCAGTACGACCCACTGTACTCCAAaag gtTCGCAGTGTTCCTGTCTGAGGTCAGTGAGAACAAACTGAAACAGCTGAATCTGAACCATGAGTGGACACCAGAGAAGCTGCGTCAGAGACTGCTGACCAACCATAACAACAGACTGGAGCTGCAGCTCTTCATGCTGTCTGGGCTCCCAGACACCATCTTCGAGGTGACAGAGCTCCAATCCCTGAAGCTAGAGATCATCAACAATGTAACCATCCCAGCCTCCATCGCCCAGCTGGAAAACCTCCAGGAGCTATCTCTGTATCAGTGTTGCTTAAAGAGCCACACCACAGCCACTTCCTTCCTCAAGGATAACCTTAAG GTGCTCAGAGTAAAGTTTGATGACAGCAGGGAACTGCCTCATTGGCTGTACCATCTGCGGAATCTAGAGGAGCTCTATCTCATTGGCTCACTGAGTCCTGACGCTTCTAAGAATGTGGTTCTGGAGTCTCTAAGGGAGCTGAAGAATCTGAAGACCCTCTCGCTCAAAAGTAACTTTACAAAGATTCCCCAGTCCATCGTAGATGTGTCCAGCCACCTGCAGAGGCTGTACGTTTACAACGATGGCACCAAGCTGGTGATGCTCAACAACCTGAAGAAGATGGTGAACCTGACTGAACTGGAGCTGGTGCACTGTGACCTGGAACGCATCCCACATGCTGTCTTTAGCCTCACAAACCTACAG GAGTTGGACTTGAAGGAAAACAACCTGCGCTCCATTGAGGAGATAGTCAGCTGCCAGCACCTCCACAAGCTGACGTGCCTGAAACTCTGGCACAACAGTATCTGCTACATCCCTGAGCACATCAAGAAGCTTGGCAGCCTGGAGCGCCTCTACTTCAGTCACAACAAGATAGAGATCTTGCCCTCGCACCTGTTCTTATGCAACAAGCTTCGTTACCTGGACCTGTCCAACAACGACATCCGGTTCATTCCGCCGGAGATCGGCGTCCTACAGAGTCTTCAGTATTTCTCTGTCACGTGCAACAAGATCGAGAACCTCCCAGACGAGCTCTTCTTTTGCAAGAAGCTCAAAACCCTTAAGCTGGGCAAGAATACGCTGTCTTTGCTCTCACCAAAGATCTCATACCTGGTTCTATTGACACACCTGGAACTGAAGGGCAACCATTTTGAGCTCCTGCCTCCAGAGCTGCGGTTCTGCCGGGCGTTGAAGCGGGGCGGCCTAGTGGTGGAGGACGTCCTGTTTGAAACCTTGCCTTCGGATATCAGAGACAAAATGAAGGCTGAGTGA
- the LOC112251170 gene encoding volume-regulated anion channel subunit LRRC8C-like isoform X3 — protein sequence MLMIGVFGCTLQVVQDKIICLPQRISMANQTIPNKTELVSPVVSQDVHEMMGLKTNLDLQQYSFINQMCYEKALHWYAKYFPYLVLIHTLIFMVCSNFWFKFPGSSSKIEHFISILGKCFDSPWTTRALSEVSGENPEEKVLLDNKNNSASKAILNVSVEGNLDSLEKTQSLKSIPEKIVVDKPTASALDKKEGEQAKALFEKVKKFRLHVEEGDILYVMYVRQTVLKVFKFLLIIAYNSALVSEVQITVKCSVDIQDMTGYKHFSCNHTMAHLFSKLSYCYLCFVAVYGFTCLYTSYWLFYRSLKEYSFEYVRQETGIDDIPDVKNDFAFMLHMIDQYDPLYSKRFAVFLSEVSENKLKQLNLNHEWTPEKLRQRLLTNHNNRLELQLFMLSGLPDTIFEVTELQSLKLEIINNVTIPASIAQLENLQELSLYQCCLKSHTTATSFLKDNLKVLRVKFDDSRELPHWLYHLRNLEELYLIGSLSPDASKNVVLESLRELKNLKTLSLKSNFTKIPQSIVDVSSHLQRLYVYNDGTKLVMLNNLKKMVNLTELELVHCDLERIPHAVFSLTNLQELDLKENNLRSIEEIVSCQHLHKLTCLKLWHNSICYIPEHIKKLGSLERLYFSHNKIEILPSHLFLCNKLRYLDLSNNDIRFIPPEIGVLQSLQYFSVTCNKIENLPDELFFCKKLKTLKLGKNTLSLLSPKISYLVLLTHLELKGNHFELLPPELRFCRALKRGGLVVEDVLFETLPSDIRDKMKAE from the exons ATGTTAATGATCGGAGTGTTCGGATGCACCCTACAG GTGGTGCAGGACAAAATCATCTGCCTTCCACAGAGAATATCAATGGCGAACCAAACAATACCAAATAAAACCGAGCTGGTCTCACCTGTAGTGTCGCAGGATGTGCATGAGATGATGGGCCTGAAAACCAACCTGGACCTTCAACAGTACAGCTTCATAAACCAGATGTGCTACGAGAAAGCCCTGCACTGGTATGCCAAGTACTTCCCTTACCTAGTCCTCATACACACCCTCATCTTCATGGTGTGTAGCAATTTCTGGTTCAAGTTCCCCGGCTCCAGCTCTAAGATAGAGCATTTCATCTCCATCTTGGGAAAGTGCTTTGACTCCCCCTGGACTACTAGAGCTCTGTCTGAGGTGTCTGGAGAGAACCCAGAGGAGAAGGTATTGTTG GACAACAAGAACAACAGTGCCAGCAAAGCGATCCTCAACGTGTCTGTAGAGGGGAACCTGGACAGCCTGGAGAAGACCCAGTCCCTCAAATCCATCCCAGAGAAGATCGTAGTGGACAAGCCCACAGCCAGCGCTCTGGATAAGAAGGAAGGAGAACAGGCCAAAGCTCTATTTGAGAAGGTGAAGAAGTTCCGCCTGCATGTCGAAGAGGGGGACATCCTCTATGTTATGTATGTTCGCCAGACTGTTCTCAAAGTGTTCAAGTTCCTCCTCATCATCGCGTATAACAGTGCTTTAGTCTCTGAGGTGCAGATCACAGTGAAGTGCAGTGTGGACATACAGGACATGACGGGATATAAGCATTTCTCCTGTAATCACACCATGGCCCACCTGTTCTCTAAGTTGTCGTACTGTTACCTGTGCTTCGTGGCTGTGTACGGATTCACCTGCCTCTACACTTCCTATTGGCTCTTCTACCGCTCACTGAAGGAGTACTCCTTTGAATATGTGCGGCAAGAAACGGGAATCGATGACATCCCAGATGTGAAGAATGACTTTGCCTTCATGCTGCACATGATCGACCAGTACGACCCACTGTACTCCAAaag gtTCGCAGTGTTCCTGTCTGAGGTCAGTGAGAACAAACTGAAACAGCTGAATCTGAACCATGAGTGGACACCAGAGAAGCTGCGTCAGAGACTGCTGACCAACCATAACAACAGACTGGAGCTGCAGCTCTTCATGCTGTCTGGGCTCCCAGACACCATCTTCGAGGTGACAGAGCTCCAATCCCTGAAGCTAGAGATCATCAACAATGTAACCATCCCAGCCTCCATCGCCCAGCTGGAAAACCTCCAGGAGCTATCTCTGTATCAGTGTTGCTTAAAGAGCCACACCACAGCCACTTCCTTCCTCAAGGATAACCTTAAG GTGCTCAGAGTAAAGTTTGATGACAGCAGGGAACTGCCTCATTGGCTGTACCATCTGCGGAATCTAGAGGAGCTCTATCTCATTGGCTCACTGAGTCCTGACGCTTCTAAGAATGTGGTTCTGGAGTCTCTAAGGGAGCTGAAGAATCTGAAGACCCTCTCGCTCAAAAGTAACTTTACAAAGATTCCCCAGTCCATCGTAGATGTGTCCAGCCACCTGCAGAGGCTGTACGTTTACAACGATGGCACCAAGCTGGTGATGCTCAACAACCTGAAGAAGATGGTGAACCTGACTGAACTGGAGCTGGTGCACTGTGACCTGGAACGCATCCCACATGCTGTCTTTAGCCTCACAAACCTACAG GAGTTGGACTTGAAGGAAAACAACCTGCGCTCCATTGAGGAGATAGTCAGCTGCCAGCACCTCCACAAGCTGACGTGCCTGAAACTCTGGCACAACAGTATCTGCTACATCCCTGAGCACATCAAGAAGCTTGGCAGCCTGGAGCGCCTCTACTTCAGTCACAACAAGATAGAGATCTTGCCCTCGCACCTGTTCTTATGCAACAAGCTTCGTTACCTGGACCTGTCCAACAACGACATCCGGTTCATTCCGCCGGAGATCGGCGTCCTACAGAGTCTTCAGTATTTCTCTGTCACGTGCAACAAGATCGAGAACCTCCCAGACGAGCTCTTCTTTTGCAAGAAGCTCAAAACCCTTAAGCTGGGCAAGAATACGCTGTCTTTGCTCTCACCAAAGATCTCATACCTGGTTCTATTGACACACCTGGAACTGAAGGGCAACCATTTTGAGCTCCTGCCTCCAGAGCTGCGGTTCTGCCGGGCGTTGAAGCGGGGCGGCCTAGTGGTGGAGGACGTCCTGTTTGAAACCTTGCCTTCGGATATCAGAGACAAAATGAAGGCTGAGTGA